The nucleotide window GTGGAGGGCCTGGCGTCCGATGCCCGTCGGTTGACACCCGTGGGTCCCTCCCTATACTGATAAAACGAAATTTGAATTCAATTTCATTCTGATGGGAGATTCTCGTCCTGGCGAGTGGCTTTTGTTGCGGTGAGTGATCTCGGGACGATTTCGTTTCGGCGGGCGGTCCCGTCCTGCCGGGTATGTGCATGGGAAGGAGCGACGTGGTGGCAAGAGGGAGCTACAACACGCGCCAGCGCAAGGCCGTCCAGGCCTTCCTGCAGGATCATGCCAGTCGCTACCTCAGCGTCGATGATATCTATGCCATGTTGCGCGAGCAGGGCGTCGAGGTGGGTCGCACGACGGTCTACCGCACGCTCGAGGCCTTCGTCGGCGAAGGCCTCGTCTCCAAGGCGACCATGCCGGACGGGGGCGAGTCGCGCTATCGCCTGGTCGAGCCGGGCCACGAGGAGGCCGGTCGGCTCGTCTGCCTGGACTGTGGGCGTGTCATATCCATCGATTGCGCCGCTTTTCAGGAGTTCTCCCGTCACGTGCGCTCCGACCACGACTTCGACGTCGACCTTGCGCGTACGGTGCTCTACGGCCGCTGCTCCGCATGTCGTACGGGGGTCGCCCGATGATGGCCCCCTTTCATGTCGCAACGGATTGCACCGAAACGGCCCGTATCGCCGCGTCTCGCTCTACCGCAGGCCGTGCCGCCATGTCCGTGCGCTCCGCCACAACGCGTACGGCTGCCGTTCGGGGTGCCTTGCTGGCGGTGCTCTCGCCCGTGGCGCTGGGGGTACGTCTGGACATCTAGGCCATCCTGCTCCGGCCGACGACCAGGCGATCACGACCCGTCAGACATATTCACGTCACTTTAGGAGGACCTATGCGCTCCAGCATTCTCGGCAACATCAACCTTTCCTGCACCAGGCGCGGCATGCTGGGCCTTTCCGCTCTCGCCGCGGGCTCCATCCTGGCAGGCTGTTCCGCCGCTGGTATGAAGGGCGGTTCGTCAGATGCTTCCGGCGACGCCAAGCTGAAGGTCTCCGCAAGCTTCTATCCCATGTACGACTTCGCCCAGAAGGTGGGCGGGGACCGCGTGGACGTGACCTGCCTCGTGCCGGCGGGAACCGAGCCCCATGACTGGGAGCCCTCGACGTCCGACATCCGTGCGATCTCCGAGACGGACGTGCTCGTCTACAGCGGTGCAGGCATGGAGCATTGGGTGAGCGACGTCCTCGACGGCATCTCCAACGACAAGCTCGTGACCGTCGAGGCCAGTGACGGTGTCAAGCTGCGGGAGCTTTCCGCGGAGGCCCAGGCCGAGGAGGCGGAGGAGCACGCTCACGAGGGCCATGACCACGATCACGGCCACGGCGAGGATGCCTCGGCCACCGACCCGCACGTGTGGCTCGCCCCCCTCAACGCCAAGACCCAGCTTGGCAACATCCGTGACGCCCTCGTGAAGGCCGACCCGGATGGCAAGGAGACCTACGACGCCAACTTCGAGAAGTGGGCGGCGGAGCTCGAGACCCTGGACTCCGAGTTCTCGAACGGCCTTACCGACCTGCCCAACAAGACCATTGTCGTCTCGCACGAGGCCTTTGGCTACCTCTGCGACGCCTATGGCCTCACGCAGATGCCCATCGAGGGCATCGAGGCCGACAGCGAGCCTGATGCCCAGCAGATGGCAAAGATCGTCGAGTTCGTGCAGGCGAACAACGTCAAGACGATCTTCAGCGAGGAGCTGGTGAGCCCTAAGGTCGCCCAGGCCATCGCCGACGCCTCCGGCGCGTCCGTCGAGGAGCTCAACCCCCTCGAGGGGCTCTCCGACGAGGAGCTTGCCGCAGGCGAGGACTATCTCTCCGTCATGCGTTCCAACCTCGATGCGTTGAAGAAGGCACTCTCCTAATGACCGTTGGCACCTCTCAGGGAACCCACGCACCCATGTCCGGCACGTCTGTCACAGACGTGCCCGCATCCGACGTGTCCCCATCCCGCGTCCCTCCCGTCACGCTCGAGGGCGTCCACTTCTCCTATCGAGGCGAAGAGGTGCTGAGAGGTGCGGACCTTACGGTGGGCGCGGGTGAGATCTGCGCCCTCGTGGGCGATAACGGTGCCGGTAAGTCCACGATCGCGCGTCTCGTCGTGGGGGAGCTTCGGCCCTCCCGTGGCGGGGTGCGCCTCTTTGGCCGAGACCCGCTGCATTTCCGGGACTGGAAGAGGGTCGGCTATGTTCCACAGCTCCCGTCCGAGGCGGTCTCCCGCTTCCCGGCCAGCGTGTTCGAGCTGGTCGATGCCAGCCAGTGCCGGTCGCCTCGTGTGGGCTTGGCGTCGCGGCGCACGCGCAGGCGGCGCAGCATCGAGATGCTGGGTCGCGTGGGCATGGCAGACTTCGGCAGGCGGCTCATCCGCGAGCTCTCGGGTGGTCAGCTGCAGCGCGTTCGCCTGGCATGCGCACTCGTGAATGACCCACGGCTGCTCATCTTGGACGAACCCACCACGGGCCTGGACAGCGTGAGCCGCTCCGCGTTCTATAGCCTCGTCGCCGAGGCACATGTCTCGCACGGCCTTGCCATCCTGCTCGTCACCCACGACCTTGATGCGCTCCCAGAGCTTGACTGCAGCGTGGTCGAGGTCGTGGACGGGCTCGCGCGCAAGAGGGGGGAGTAGGCGGATGCTGGAGTACGTGTTCATGCAGAGGGGACTGCTGGTGGGATCCCTTTTGGGCATCGCTGTCCCCCTGGTGGGCGTCACCATCGTCCTCAAGCGCCTCTCGATGATCGGGGACGCGCTCTCGCATACCTCGCTCGCCGGCGTGGCCGGGGGCCTCGTGGCAGGGGCGAGTCCCGTGGCGGGTGCCATCGTGGCCTGCGTGGGCGGCGCCCTCTGCATCGAGGGCATACGGCGCAAGTTCAAGGATCAGTCCGAGCTTGCCGTCGCCGTGGTCATGGCGACGGGCATCGGTCTGGCGGGCGTGCTCTCGGGCTTCGTCCCCAACGCCTCGAGCTTCAACAGCTTCATGTTCGGTAGCATCCTCACCGTGACGGAGGGCGAGGTCCTCTCCATTGTGGTGGTCAGCGTGGTCTCCGTTGCCCTGTGCGTCACCCTGCGTCGCGAGCTCTTCCTCATGTCCTTCGACGAGAGGCACGCACGTGTGGTCGGGGTGCCGGTGGGCGCCGCGAACTTCGTCTTTGTCATGGTCGTGGCGCTGGTGGTTGCCGTCGCGTCGCGCACCGTGGGCTCGCTCATCGTGTCGTCCATGATGGTGGTTCCGGTGGCCTGTGCCCTTCAGCTCGCGCGCAGCTGGCGCCAGACCTGCATCATTGCGTGCTCCATCGGGGTCCTCACCACCGTCTCGGGCCTGGTGGTCTCGTACTACCTTGGTCTCAAGCCAGGCGGCACCATCGTTCTCGCGGCCGTCGCCCTGCTCCTTCTGGTGCTTTCCGCCAAGAAGCTGGCCGCGACCTTGCGACGCTGATGCCGGCGGCACCGCTTGTCCCACATAACGCTACCATAGGTGCTTTCGCGTACATCGCCTCCCCCAATATATGTAACGTGTAGGCCGGTCGGGGCTTGCATATCTATTGAGATTAGAGATAATGTCTCATACAAGGAGAGTCTCGTGGTTCGCATGGGCTGCGGCCATTGATGATCACAGAGGTGAAGACCAGGTCGTATAGGCATACTTGCGTTCGTTTGTCTGCCCCATGGCCAATGGGGTTCGGAGGAATCGGCAGGGTATCCAGATGAGGGTCACCAGTAATAAAAAGAAGCTTGGTTTTGAAATCCTTCGGGGGGGGGCGCTCTCTGTCCTCCTGACCGTCGCTATGCTCGCGGTTGCCACCGTTGCGTGGGCTGCAGGTAGTTCAACAGATCTGAAGGACTTCATAACTGCGGTCGACGTCACGGGTGGCACGCTTAACCAGGACGGGAGCATTACGGTCAAGCCCGGCACGGAGCTGACTTTGGGACTCTCGTTTGAGGAGACGTCTGGTCTGCAGTTCGACAACGGATCCCTCACGTACGACCTGCCGAGCGGCTTCGACTTTGCTGCGCAAAGCGGGACGTTCCCCATGTCCATCACCGATGGCGGTGGCACCACGACCATGAACGTGCCCTATGCCATCTCTGACGGCAGGCTTACGGTCACGTGGCCGACGGACGATCCGACTGCCTACCAGAAGCTTGTCGATGCGGCGAACGCCAAGTTCAACATCTCCATAAAAGGCACGGTGACGGATGCGAACGGAGACGTTCACTTCGGCGGCGACGTGACCAAGAAGTTCAACCTCGACGATTCCCATGATGTGTCCATAGCCAAGTCGGGCTACGTGGGCGATGACGGCAAGATCCACTACACCGTCACGGTGCATTCGACGGGAGTGAACAAGAACGTCCACGTGACGGATTCGATTTCGGGCACGGCGCTCACTTACGACAGCGACTCGCTCGCCATCTCGGGCATCAGCTCCTCGTATACGGGCGGCACGTCGGGCAACGGCTTCGACATCACGATTCCCATCATGAGGAATGGTGAGACGGCGACCATCACCTATACCGCCACCATCGACTATTCCAAGATCACGGACAACGGGACCGCCGGTCAGACGGGGAACAAGGTTACGGTCGAGACGCCCGACACTCCGGGCAAGACGGAATCGAAGGATTTCGCCAACCAGATCTCGATCTCGACCATCAGCAAGACCGGAACGGCTGCGACCTCGCCGACGACCTCCAACGGCAGGACGTATCGCAGCGTCACATGGAACATCGACGCCAACAAGGAACGTCGCGTGTCACTGGCAGGCAAGAGCATCAGCGACCAGATTGCCCCTGAGTCCCAGGGCATCATGAGGTACTCGGGCGCGGGCATCAGGATCGACGTGTACGACGAGAGCGGCAGCTTCAAGGAGACGCGCACCCTCACCTGGGCGCAGCTCGGTGTGGGCGACCTGTCCTCCGCGACCTCGTGGAGGTACGACGTCCCCTCGACCGACGGCAAGTACGAGTACAAGGTCTCCTACACCACCGACGTCGACATCACGGACACCTTGCAGTCTCAGACGGTCAAGAACAACGCGACCGAAGTCACGCCCAACGGCGACAAAAGCACGGACGGTCAGGCGACGGTCAATCCCGCCTTCAACGTTGACGTCAAGAAGAAGGCCACCAAGGTCTCTGGGACCGAGGTGACGTGGCAGTTCCACGTCACCGTCCCAAAGGACGGCTACACGAAGCTCGAAGCCACCGACATCCTGCCGAACACCTACCTGAACGGCCAGACCGTCTATGACTCGCTGGTTGACGGTTCCATTCAGGTCGACGGGCTGGCAAGTGGTGAGTCGTACAGCGTCGATGCCAGCGAGACCGGCAAGGTCAGGTTCGTCTTCTACAAAGACGCCGCGAAGACGCAGCCGGGGGCCATTGGCACGGGCTCCGAGCGCACGATAACGGTCACTCTCAAGACAAGGTTCAACGAGGACTGGATCGACGCCGTCAACAACGGTACGGCGCAGGACTATCAGAAGACGCACACCAACAACGTCAGGGTCACGGCAAATGACGTGTCCAAGGACGCATCGGCCAGCGTGAACCCGGGCTTGAGCCATGGAATAACGAAGGGCGGCGATCAATCGGGGACGCGCCATGTCGGCGAATGGGACAGCGGCATCGACCTGCCGGTGTACAGGTACGAGGTCGTGCTCACCGGGGTCTCAAGCGACAGCTTCACGATCACCGACAGCTTCGATACCTCCATCCTGGAGTACTACGCGTCCGACGCACACGACGCAGCCCATATCTATGGGGGCACGCAATACGGGTAGTATGACGGCAACGTCACCTTCACCACCACGCCCACGAGCACGGGGATGACCATCAACGTATCTTCGCTGCCCAAGACCAGTAGTGGAAGCTACTACAGCCACTACAAGCTGGTCTACTACCTGACGGTAAAGGATGCAGACGCCCTGAAGGCGCTCAGGCAGAGGGCCACGGACAACAACGGCAAGACCACCATCGACAACACGGTCAACTGGGATGGCAACGAGGGCAAGAGGAGCATCGACTACAGCTACGACTTCCTGGGCAAGAACCTGACCAAGTGGCCCAACCCCAGCAGCAACGACCGTACGGCGAGCTATACCATCACGCTCAACCCCGCGGGCACGGACATCAACCCCGACGGTGACACGCTCACCCTGAAGGACACGATGACCAACCAGGTCCTCGACGTGAGCTCGATCAAGGCCACTCCCAGCGAAGGCGTGACCTACGATTACGACGTCGCCACCAAGACGCTCACGGTCACGTTCCCCGATGCCACTCCGGTGACGCTCACCTACAACGCGACGGTCATCGGCACGGGCAACGTCCAGTACTCCAACACGGCGTCGCTTTCCGGCCAGAGCAAGACGACTACCCAGACGGGGAACTTCAGCTCGAGCGGCAGCGGCAGCGCCTCCATCCCCTCGATCAAGCTGCTCAAGTATGCCAAGGGCGATCTGACCAAGAAGCTCGAGGGTGCCACCTTCGCGCTGTACAACGCAGACGCCAACGGAGATATCGACAGGAACAACCCAGTGAGGGACAAGGACGGCAGCAACGTCACCTTCACCTCCAACAGCCAGGGCATCGTGGACATCAAAGGCGGTCAGACCACGGTCGGATGGACGATCGAGGAGGGCAAGACCTACTACCTCGTCGAGACGCAATCTCCTGACGGCTACAAGCTCGATCCCACGCCCATCAAATTCACCGTCACCGACAGTCCGACGGAGGACGACCAGTACATAAGCGGCTTTACCTTGCAGGTGGCGAACGAAGAGGGCAGCAACGGCTTCGTCCTCCCCGACACGGGCGGTACGGGCACGGTCCTCTCTCGTATGGCATCACTCGTGTTGCTGGCAGGCGCGGCATTTGGGCTCAGGAGGCTTCGCAGGGGCATGTGAGCGCGGACGCATACGGCCGATGGGCCCATGACGAGGATGCCGCCCAAGGATGTCACTGCTGGACAGGTGGTCAAGCCGGTACAGGACAAGCACGACGTACCAAGAAAGGAAAGGCAATGGTAAGAAAAAGCGGGCTTTTGAAGGGGGCACTTGCCCTGCTTGCAGTTTTCCTGCTGGCAGTCGCACTGGTTCCCGCGGCAGCGTTCGCCGACACGACGACTCCCCACACCATCACGGTAAGCGAGCCCTCGGGCCAGGTCGATACGCACTCCTACGAGGCCTACCAGGTCTTCACGGGCACATATGACAGCGCCAGCAAGCAGCTTCAGGGCATCACCTGGGGCTCCGGCGTCGATGGCGACGCCCTGCTCGCCGCGCTGAAGGCCGACGCCATCATCGGCTCCAAGTTCGCCAGCGCGACCGACGCCGTGACCGCGGCTGCAGCCATGAGCGGCATCATCGACAAGTCGGTTGATGCCGAGGCCCTGGCCAAGGTCGTCGCGGCCCACCTGTCCTCGACGAAGGTCACCTCCGCCAACGGCAAGATCGACGTCGTCGGCGACGGCTACTACCTCATCAAGGATGCCTCTGCATCGCTGACCAGCGACACCTACTCCAAGTACATCCTGCAGGTCGTGGGAGACACCGAGGTGACCGCCAAGGACACCACCACGACCTCCAAGAAGGAGGTCAAGGACACCAACGACACCACCGGGGTGACCTCCGATTGGCAGAACACCGCCGACTACGACATCGGTGACGCCGTGCCCTTCAAGCTGACCGGCACCGTGGCCTCCGACTACGCCGACTATCCCGCACCGTACTACTTCGCGTTCCACGACAAGTACGTGAAGACCCAGCTCGGCGATCCCCAGAACGTGGTCGTGAAGATTGACGGTACCGAGGTCGACTCCAGCAAGTACACGGTCTCCACCACATCCGAGGGCTTCGACGTGGTATTCAGCGACCTCAAGCAGACCGCCGCTCAGGCTGGCTCCACCATCACGGTCGAGTACACCTCCGAGCTGCTCACCGGTGCCAACGTCGGCTCTGCGGGCAACGTCAACGCCAGCAACATCGAGTTCTCTAACGACTCCAACAACGACCAGCACCATGGCAGGACGCCCGACGACACCGTTATCGTCTTCACCTACAAGGTGGTTGTGAACAAGGCCAACGAGGCCAGCCAGCCACTGGCGGGCGCCGAGTTCACGCTGACCAAGACGATGAAGGACGGCTCCACCAAGACCATCGCCGTCACCACGGCACAGGCGGGCACCCAGTTCAACTTCACTGGTCTCGATGACGGCGAGTACACCCTCACGGAGACCAAGACCCCTGAGGGCTACAACACCCTCGACCCGATCAAGTTCACCGTCACCTCCGTCAAGGATGACGCGGGCAAGACGCTGGTCAGCATCAATGGCGTCACCACTACGGGAGAGATCGATCTGGGCACTGCCACCCAGAAGGCGAGCGTAGACACGACCGCTGGCACTATCACCACCACCGTGGTCAACAAGTCCGGCTCCACGCTTCCCTCCACAGGCGGCATGGGCACCACCGTTCTCTACGGCCTTGGTGCGCTGCTGGTCGTCGGCGCGGGTGTTGGCCTGTACATCAGCCGTCGCAAGGGTCACGAGGAGGCCTAGCCTCAGCACAGGCCGATAACTCTTCTTGTCACGTATGAAACGGCGCTCCCCTCGGCGCATCAGCCGAGGGGAGCGATGAGGTAAAGCACCCGATGAAGAGGCATCTCTCCACAATCCTGCTGGCCTTCGCTCTTTTGGTTGGCATGGGACTTCTGGTTTATCCGAGTGCCAGCGACTGGTGGAACTCCTTTCATCAGTCCCAGGCGATTGCGGGCTACATACGTCAGGTGGAGAGCAACCCCGACGAGGAGAACCAGGCAATCTGGGACGCCGCCGTGGCATACAACCAGGGCTTGGATACGAGCGACGGGCGCTTTGTCCTGAGCAGCGAAGAAAAGGAGGTGTACGAGGGGATGCTGGACGTCACCGGCACGGGGATTATGGGCTATGTCTCGATTCCCAAGATCAGCGTCAGCCTGCCTATCTATCACGGGACTGACGATACGGTGCTCCAGATCGCCATAGGGCACATACCGGGTTCTTCGTTGCCGGTCGGTGGTGAGGGCACACATACGGTCATCTCGGGTCATCGCGGACTCCCTTCGGCACGCCTCTTCACGGACATAGATCAGCTGGCCGAGGGAGACCATTTCGTCCTCCACGTCCTTGGCAGAACCCTCACCTACGAGATCGACCAGATCCTCACGGTTCCCCCTGATGATCTGGACGCCCTCGGCATCGAGGGGAGACAGGACCTATGCACCTTGGTGACCTGTACCCCCTATGGGGTGAACACGCATCGGCTTCTGGTGCGCGGCCACAGGGTCCCCAATGACCCCGAGCCCAGCGATGGGGACGTACGTACGATCGGCTGCCTGCCGTTCGTAGGAGCATTCGCGGGCGCGGGACTCGTGATCCTCGTGACCACGGGCCTGGCCCGCCGCAAGAGAGGGAAGCCGCATGATGGACCGCGACACGCACGCAGGATGGGTCGGAGGTAAGAACATGTTCACTTCCAGGCGCAAGGTTGGGCCGGGCGGTCACGTCGCCCACGCCGTCGTCGCCGTCCTGTGCGCGATGGCGATCGTGCTGACGTTGGGCATGCCCGCCCGTGCCGCAGCGGCCGAGGCTTCCATAGTGGTGGAGAACTGCCCTGTGGACGGTCGGACGGTCACGGCATACCGTGTCGCGGACATGGACTCGTCGTACAGCTCGTGGAGTGCCGTCGCGGCGCTCTCCGGCCTTGCCGGGGAGACGGGCATCGACCTTTCGGCGCTTGGCGAGGGAACGACCGCCGCAGAGCTGCAGTCCGTTGCCCAGACCCTCGTGGGATACGTATCGGCCAACCCAAATGGCTTCGGCTCGGCGACTGCCACCGTCCGCGACGGGAAGGCAGCACTGACGAAGCTCGAGCCGGGACTCTATCTGGTGACCATCGAGAACGTGACCTCGGGTGGCGTCAGCTATGTCTTCGAGCCCCACCTGGTTGCGGCTCCCGGCTGGGACGGGGGAACCTTCAGCTTTGACCGCATCGTGCAGGCAAAGTACATCAAGGAACCCGCAAAGGAGTTTGCCAACCACGTCACGAAGGTCTGGTCTGGGGACTCGGGGTCCGTCAGACCCAAGTCAGTCATCGTGGACATCTATGACGGGAGCCAGCTCTACAGGACCGTCGAGCTTCATGAGGGCAATGGTTGGTCCTTCTCGTGGGATGGCGAGGGTGACTGGTCGGTCAAGGAGCGTATGGATGGTATGGGCCCCTACACCAGTCGCATCGCGTCGTCAGTCAAGACGGATGGCGCACGCATGGACACCTCGATCACGGTCACCAACTCTTACGTGGGCCCCCCGGCTCCCGGCAGGCTTGCCCAGACAGGCGATGGCACCGATCCCCTTCCCGCCCTGGGGCTGCTTGTGGCAGCAGGCGTGCTCGTTGCCGTCGGCGTTCGCGTCAGGCGCTAGCACCCCGCCAAGCCTCGCCCTGTCTCGAAACTGTATCCGATGGTAAACTTTCCCTGACCATCCCCGCCTCTGGACGAGGGTGGGATGGTCGTGCAGGGACGGTAAGGCAGGCAAGCAGCAGAGAGAGGGTGTTGTCCCATGAAGGGCTATGCAATGCTCAAGATTGGCGAGTCTGGTTGGATCGAGAAGGACGTGCCCAAGTGTGGTCCGCTCGATGCCATCGTCAAGCCGCTCGCAGTCGCCATCTGCACCTCGGATGTCCACACGCTGTGGGAGGGTGCAATCGGTGATCGCCACGACATGATCCTCGGCCACGAGGCCTCCGGCGAGGTCGTCGAGGTCGGCTCCGAGGTCAAGGACTTCAAGCCCGGCGACCGCGTCCTCGTCCCCGCCATCACACCCGACTGGAACTCCCTCGAGGCCCAGGCTGGCTACTCCATGCACTCCGGCGGAATGTTGGCCGGCTGGAAGTTCTCCAACTTCAAGGACGGCGTCTTCTCCGAGTTCTTCCATGTCAACGACGCGGACGGCAACCTCGCGCACATGCCCGAGGGCATGGATCCCGCCGACGCCTGCATCCTGTCCGACATGGTCCCCACCGGATTCCATGCCGTCGAGCTCGCTGACGTCCAGTTCGGCGACACCGTCCTCGTCGTGGGCATCGGTCCCGTGGGCCTCATGAGCGTCGCCGGCGCGGCCCTGCGCGGCGCCTCGCGCATCATCGCCGTCGGCACCCGTCCCGTCTGCGTCGAGGCGGCCAAGGGCTACGGTGCCACGGACTTCATCTCCTACAAGGACGGCCCCATCGACGAGCAGGTCATGGAGCTCACCGGTGGCAAGGGCGTGGACCGGGTCTGCATGGCCGGTGGCGGGGTGGAGACCTTCGAGCCCGCCGTCAAGTGCCTCAAGCCCGGCGGCAAGATCGGCAACGTCAACTACCTGGGTTCGGGTGACTACGTCAACATCCCGCGTGTCGAGTGGGGCGTCGGCATGGGTCACAAGGACATCCGCGGCGGCCTCATGCCGGGAGGGCGTCTGCGCATGGAGAAGCTCTCCAGCCTGGTCACGGCTGGCAAGCTCGACCTGCATCCCGAGGTCACGCATCTCTTCCACGGGTGGGATCGTATCGAGGAGGCGCTGTTCCTCATGAGGGACAAGCCCGCCGACCTCATCAAACCGGTCGTTGCCATCGACTAGCATCGCGCACTGGTTGGTGGTGCATGCCGTTTGGCTCCGCACCCCGTCTGGCGCATGCACGACTGCTCGGGGCCGCCGTCTCTGGACGGCGGCTCCTCTGGATGTCCATGTGTTGCGCGAGGCCAATCGGGGCCGGCGGGTCGCAAGGGGCTGTGGATACGCGATCCGGTAGGGGGCAGCATGAAGGTTCTTGTCGTCTCGGGGTTTCTGGGCGCGGGCAA belongs to Olsenella uli DSM 7084 and includes:
- a CDS encoding class C sortase, producing MKRHLSTILLAFALLVGMGLLVYPSASDWWNSFHQSQAIAGYIRQVESNPDEENQAIWDAAVAYNQGLDTSDGRFVLSSEEKEVYEGMLDVTGTGIMGYVSIPKISVSLPIYHGTDDTVLQIAIGHIPGSSLPVGGEGTHTVISGHRGLPSARLFTDIDQLAEGDHFVLHVLGRTLTYEIDQILTVPPDDLDALGIEGRQDLCTLVTCTPYGVNTHRLLVRGHRVPNDPEPSDGDVRTIGCLPFVGAFAGAGLVILVTTGLARRKRGKPHDGPRHARRMGRR
- a CDS encoding metal ABC transporter substrate-binding protein; this encodes MRSSILGNINLSCTRRGMLGLSALAAGSILAGCSAAGMKGGSSDASGDAKLKVSASFYPMYDFAQKVGGDRVDVTCLVPAGTEPHDWEPSTSDIRAISETDVLVYSGAGMEHWVSDVLDGISNDKLVTVEASDGVKLRELSAEAQAEEAEEHAHEGHDHDHGHGEDASATDPHVWLAPLNAKTQLGNIRDALVKADPDGKETYDANFEKWAAELETLDSEFSNGLTDLPNKTIVVSHEAFGYLCDAYGLTQMPIEGIEADSEPDAQQMAKIVEFVQANNVKTIFSEELVSPKVAQAIADASGASVEELNPLEGLSDEELAAGEDYLSVMRSNLDALKKALS
- a CDS encoding Cna B-type domain-containing protein, whose amino-acid sequence is MFTSRRKVGPGGHVAHAVVAVLCAMAIVLTLGMPARAAAAEASIVVENCPVDGRTVTAYRVADMDSSYSSWSAVAALSGLAGETGIDLSALGEGTTAAELQSVAQTLVGYVSANPNGFGSATATVRDGKAALTKLEPGLYLVTIENVTSGGVSYVFEPHLVAAPGWDGGTFSFDRIVQAKYIKEPAKEFANHVTKVWSGDSGSVRPKSVIVDIYDGSQLYRTVELHEGNGWSFSWDGEGDWSVKERMDGMGPYTSRIASSVKTDGARMDTSITVTNSYVGPPAPGRLAQTGDGTDPLPALGLLVAAGVLVAVGVRVRR
- a CDS encoding SpaA isopeptide-forming pilin-related protein, whose amino-acid sequence is MVRKSGLLKGALALLAVFLLAVALVPAAAFADTTTPHTITVSEPSGQVDTHSYEAYQVFTGTYDSASKQLQGITWGSGVDGDALLAALKADAIIGSKFASATDAVTAAAAMSGIIDKSVDAEALAKVVAAHLSSTKVTSANGKIDVVGDGYYLIKDASASLTSDTYSKYILQVVGDTEVTAKDTTTTSKKEVKDTNDTTGVTSDWQNTADYDIGDAVPFKLTGTVASDYADYPAPYYFAFHDKYVKTQLGDPQNVVVKIDGTEVDSSKYTVSTTSEGFDVVFSDLKQTAAQAGSTITVEYTSELLTGANVGSAGNVNASNIEFSNDSNNDQHHGRTPDDTVIVFTYKVVVNKANEASQPLAGAEFTLTKTMKDGSTKTIAVTTAQAGTQFNFTGLDDGEYTLTETKTPEGYNTLDPIKFTVTSVKDDAGKTLVSINGVTTTGEIDLGTATQKASVDTTAGTITTTVVNKSGSTLPSTGGMGTTVLYGLGALLVVGAGVGLYISRRKGHEEA
- a CDS encoding metal ABC transporter permease — its product is MLEYVFMQRGLLVGSLLGIAVPLVGVTIVLKRLSMIGDALSHTSLAGVAGGLVAGASPVAGAIVACVGGALCIEGIRRKFKDQSELAVAVVMATGIGLAGVLSGFVPNASSFNSFMFGSILTVTEGEVLSIVVVSVVSVALCVTLRRELFLMSFDERHARVVGVPVGAANFVFVMVVALVVAVASRTVGSLIVSSMMVVPVACALQLARSWRQTCIIACSIGVLTTVSGLVVSYYLGLKPGGTIVLAAVALLLLVLSAKKLAATLRR
- a CDS encoding Fur family transcriptional regulator; amino-acid sequence: MARGSYNTRQRKAVQAFLQDHASRYLSVDDIYAMLREQGVEVGRTTVYRTLEAFVGEGLVSKATMPDGGESRYRLVEPGHEEAGRLVCLDCGRVISIDCAAFQEFSRHVRSDHDFDVDLARTVLYGRCSACRTGVAR
- a CDS encoding SpaH/EbpB family LPXTG-anchored major pilin — translated: MTINVSSLPKTSSGSYYSHYKLVYYLTVKDADALKALRQRATDNNGKTTIDNTVNWDGNEGKRSIDYSYDFLGKNLTKWPNPSSNDRTASYTITLNPAGTDINPDGDTLTLKDTMTNQVLDVSSIKATPSEGVTYDYDVATKTLTVTFPDATPVTLTYNATVIGTGNVQYSNTASLSGQSKTTTQTGNFSSSGSGSASIPSIKLLKYAKGDLTKKLEGATFALYNADANGDIDRNNPVRDKDGSNVTFTSNSQGIVDIKGGQTTVGWTIEEGKTYYLVETQSPDGYKLDPTPIKFTVTDSPTEDDQYISGFTLQVANEEGSNGFVLPDTGGTGTVLSRMASLVLLAGAAFGLRRLRRGM
- a CDS encoding NAD(P)-dependent alcohol dehydrogenase; its protein translation is MKGYAMLKIGESGWIEKDVPKCGPLDAIVKPLAVAICTSDVHTLWEGAIGDRHDMILGHEASGEVVEVGSEVKDFKPGDRVLVPAITPDWNSLEAQAGYSMHSGGMLAGWKFSNFKDGVFSEFFHVNDADGNLAHMPEGMDPADACILSDMVPTGFHAVELADVQFGDTVLVVGIGPVGLMSVAGAALRGASRIIAVGTRPVCVEAAKGYGATDFISYKDGPIDEQVMELTGGKGVDRVCMAGGGVETFEPAVKCLKPGGKIGNVNYLGSGDYVNIPRVEWGVGMGHKDIRGGLMPGGRLRMEKLSSLVTAGKLDLHPEVTHLFHGWDRIEEALFLMRDKPADLIKPVVAID
- a CDS encoding metal ABC transporter ATP-binding protein → MSGTSVTDVPASDVSPSRVPPVTLEGVHFSYRGEEVLRGADLTVGAGEICALVGDNGAGKSTIARLVVGELRPSRGGVRLFGRDPLHFRDWKRVGYVPQLPSEAVSRFPASVFELVDASQCRSPRVGLASRRTRRRRSIEMLGRVGMADFGRRLIRELSGGQLQRVRLACALVNDPRLLILDEPTTGLDSVSRSAFYSLVAEAHVSHGLAILLVTHDLDALPELDCSVVEVVDGLARKRGE